From Triticum aestivum cultivar Chinese Spring chromosome 4A, IWGSC CS RefSeq v2.1, whole genome shotgun sequence, a single genomic window includes:
- the LOC123083431 gene encoding diacylglycerol O-acyltransferase 2D isoform X1, whose protein sequence is MGTAVATAYTMARENEEDGSTVFRPGTAASSPVRTVVALALWLGAIHFNLLLVLASVFVFPGRIAALVLGTQLLFMFAPVSNTNGWGRNIARFICKHAADYFPITLHVVDYNAFDPNTAYVFGYEPHCAMPLGLWVLAAPMGFMPLPKMKILASSAAFYTPFQRQIWTWLGLVPASRKNFSYYLGAGYSCAVVPGGLREMRYMDHESDSEVAFIRSRKGFVRIAIQTGCPLVPVFCFGQDRVYNWWRPGSNLLVKIAGLLKAPAIVFWGKFGTFIPFRLPMHVFVGRPIEVTKNNQPTMDEINEVHEKFVMALQELFNKHKYKVGCPNLQLQVI, encoded by the exons ATGGGCACCGCCGTCGCTACGGCCTACACTATGGCGAGGGAGAATGAGGAGGATGGTTCGACAGTGTTCCGGCCAGGCACGGCGGCTTCGTCGCCGGTGCGCACTGTGGTGGCTTTAGCGTTGTGGCTTGGAGCCATCCACTTCAATCTGTTGCTTGTCTTGGCATCCGTCTTCGTCTTCCCCGGACGCATTGCCGCCTT GGTACTAGGCACGCAGCTCCTCTTCATGTTCGCTCCTGTGAGTAACACTAACGGATGGGGGCGAAACATCGCCAG GTTCATATGCAAACACGCGGCCGACTACTTCCCCATCACTTTGCATGTGGTGGACTACAATGCATTTGATCCCAATACAGCTTACG TGTTTGGTTATGAGCCGCACTGCGCTATGCCCTTGGGCTTGTGGGTCCTTGCAGCCCCAATGGGGTTTATGCCTCTGCCAAAGATGAAGATCTTAGCTAGTAGCGCG GCATTCTACACACCTTTCCAGCGGCAAATATGGACCTGGCTAGGGTTAGTTCCGGCATCGAGAAAGAACTTCTCCTACTATCTCGGAGCCGGCTATAGTTGTGCCGTTGTGCCAGGAGGCCTGCGTGAGATGCGATATATGGATCATGAATCTGACTCAGAA GTTGCTTTCATTAGATCAAGAAAAGGATTCGTAAGAATAGCCATTCAAACTGGTTGCCCTTTAGTCCCAGTGTTCTGCTTTGGACAA GATCGTGTTTACAATTGGTGGAGACCCGGAAGTAATTTACTTGTTAAGATTGCTGGATTACTCAAAGCTCCCGCAATTGTCTTCTGGGGTAAATTCGG AACCTTCATACCATTTCGGTTGCCTATGCATGTGTTTGTTGGAAGACCTATTGAAGTAACGAAAAATAACCAACCTACAATGGATGAG ATAAATGAAGTGCACGAAAAATTTGTGATGGCTCTGCAGGAGTTGTTCAACAAGCACAAGTATAAAGTTGGATGCCCTAACCTCCAACTACAAGTCATATGA
- the LOC123083431 gene encoding diacylglycerol O-acyltransferase 2 isoform X3 gives MGTAVATAYTMARENEEDGSTVFRPGTAASSPVRTVVALALWLGAIHFNLLLVLASVFVFPGRIAALVLGTQLLFMFAPVSNTNGWGRNIARFICKHAADYFPITLHVVDYNAFDPNTAYVFGYEPHCAMPLGLWVLAAPMGFMPLPKMKILASSAAFYTPFQRQIWTWLGLVPASRKNFSYYLGAGYSCAVVPGGLREMRYMDHESDSEVAFIRSRKGFVRIAIQTGCPLVPVFCFGQDRVYNWWRPGSNLLVKIAGLLKAPAIVFWGKFG, from the exons ATGGGCACCGCCGTCGCTACGGCCTACACTATGGCGAGGGAGAATGAGGAGGATGGTTCGACAGTGTTCCGGCCAGGCACGGCGGCTTCGTCGCCGGTGCGCACTGTGGTGGCTTTAGCGTTGTGGCTTGGAGCCATCCACTTCAATCTGTTGCTTGTCTTGGCATCCGTCTTCGTCTTCCCCGGACGCATTGCCGCCTT GGTACTAGGCACGCAGCTCCTCTTCATGTTCGCTCCTGTGAGTAACACTAACGGATGGGGGCGAAACATCGCCAG GTTCATATGCAAACACGCGGCCGACTACTTCCCCATCACTTTGCATGTGGTGGACTACAATGCATTTGATCCCAATACAGCTTACG TGTTTGGTTATGAGCCGCACTGCGCTATGCCCTTGGGCTTGTGGGTCCTTGCAGCCCCAATGGGGTTTATGCCTCTGCCAAAGATGAAGATCTTAGCTAGTAGCGCG GCATTCTACACACCTTTCCAGCGGCAAATATGGACCTGGCTAGGGTTAGTTCCGGCATCGAGAAAGAACTTCTCCTACTATCTCGGAGCCGGCTATAGTTGTGCCGTTGTGCCAGGAGGCCTGCGTGAGATGCGATATATGGATCATGAATCTGACTCAGAA GTTGCTTTCATTAGATCAAGAAAAGGATTCGTAAGAATAGCCATTCAAACTGGTTGCCCTTTAGTCCCAGTGTTCTGCTTTGGACAA GATCGTGTTTACAATTGGTGGAGACCCGGAAGTAATTTACTTGTTAAGATTGCTGGATTACTCAAAGCTCCCGCAATTGTCTTCTGGGGTAAATTCGG ATAA
- the LOC123083431 gene encoding diacylglycerol O-acyltransferase 2D isoform X2, with product MGTAVATAYTMARENEEDGSTVFRPGTAASSPVRTVVALALWLGAIHFNLLLVLASVFVFPGRIAALVLGTQLLFMFAPVSNTNGWGRNIARFICKHAADYFPITLHVVDYNAFDPNTAYVFGYEPHCAMPLGLWVLAAPMGFMPLPKMKILASSAAFYTPFQRQIWTWLGLVPASRKNFSYYLGAGYSCAVVPGGLREMRYMDHESDSEVAFIRSRKGFVRIAIQTGCPLVPVFCFGQDRVYNWWRPGSNLLVKIAGLLKAPAIVFWGKFGTFIPFRLPMHVFVGRPIEVTKNNQPTMDEVAILLPYSVDVL from the exons ATGGGCACCGCCGTCGCTACGGCCTACACTATGGCGAGGGAGAATGAGGAGGATGGTTCGACAGTGTTCCGGCCAGGCACGGCGGCTTCGTCGCCGGTGCGCACTGTGGTGGCTTTAGCGTTGTGGCTTGGAGCCATCCACTTCAATCTGTTGCTTGTCTTGGCATCCGTCTTCGTCTTCCCCGGACGCATTGCCGCCTT GGTACTAGGCACGCAGCTCCTCTTCATGTTCGCTCCTGTGAGTAACACTAACGGATGGGGGCGAAACATCGCCAG GTTCATATGCAAACACGCGGCCGACTACTTCCCCATCACTTTGCATGTGGTGGACTACAATGCATTTGATCCCAATACAGCTTACG TGTTTGGTTATGAGCCGCACTGCGCTATGCCCTTGGGCTTGTGGGTCCTTGCAGCCCCAATGGGGTTTATGCCTCTGCCAAAGATGAAGATCTTAGCTAGTAGCGCG GCATTCTACACACCTTTCCAGCGGCAAATATGGACCTGGCTAGGGTTAGTTCCGGCATCGAGAAAGAACTTCTCCTACTATCTCGGAGCCGGCTATAGTTGTGCCGTTGTGCCAGGAGGCCTGCGTGAGATGCGATATATGGATCATGAATCTGACTCAGAA GTTGCTTTCATTAGATCAAGAAAAGGATTCGTAAGAATAGCCATTCAAACTGGTTGCCCTTTAGTCCCAGTGTTCTGCTTTGGACAA GATCGTGTTTACAATTGGTGGAGACCCGGAAGTAATTTACTTGTTAAGATTGCTGGATTACTCAAAGCTCCCGCAATTGTCTTCTGGGGTAAATTCGG AACCTTCATACCATTTCGGTTGCCTATGCATGTGTTTGTTGGAAGACCTATTGAAGTAACGAAAAATAACCAACCTACAATGGATGAGGTGGCAATCCTTCTGCCTTATTCTGTTGATGTATTATAA